From a region of the Paenibacillus sp. FSL R10-2734 genome:
- a CDS encoding class I SAM-dependent methyltransferase gives MGFMSVLSFAHKLISERLTLGDRAIDATVGTGADTLFLAKTTGARGEVYGFDIQAAALKLAEERLRLAREETSSLSAVTLLERSHAEMAEAVPAIWHGTVGAVMFNLGYLPSGDADKNIITQPDSSIAALEASLQLLRPGGIITAVLYPGHAGGDKEAATVESWAAQVSPLVAQSIVYRQLQRTDSPYVIALEKKKKSPL, from the coding sequence ATGGGCTTTATGTCCGTTCTAAGCTTTGCTCATAAATTAATCTCTGAGCGACTGACCCTAGGTGACCGAGCGATTGATGCTACTGTAGGTACAGGTGCTGATACGCTCTTTCTAGCCAAAACTACTGGAGCTCGCGGGGAAGTCTACGGCTTCGACATCCAAGCTGCGGCGCTGAAGCTGGCTGAAGAGCGTCTGAGGCTTGCAAGGGAAGAAACTTCCTCGCTCTCTGCCGTCACCTTGCTGGAACGTAGTCACGCCGAAATGGCAGAAGCTGTCCCAGCAATCTGGCATGGCACCGTCGGTGCGGTAATGTTCAATCTTGGCTACTTGCCTTCAGGCGATGCCGACAAGAATATCATTACTCAGCCGGACAGCTCTATTGCAGCCTTGGAGGCTTCCCTCCAGTTACTGCGTCCAGGGGGGATCATTACGGCTGTTCTTTATCCCGGCCATGCAGGCGGGGATAAAGAAGCCGCTACTGTTGAATCATGGGCAGCACAAGTATCCCCTCTAGTGGCGCAGAGCATTGTTTATCGCCAGCTGCAGCGCACGGATTCACCTTATGTAATTGCGCTCGAGAAGAAAAAAAAGAGTCCCCTTTAA
- a CDS encoding type I phosphomannose isomerase catalytic subunit, producing MTQPYPLKFQPEFKERVWGGRALEKFGLDLPEGHIGEGWMIADHPNGTSSVVNGELAGQGLDQIREQFGHEWFGSKGISEAGGRFPLLIKLLDCNDNLSIQVHPTDDYEGLPKGELGKTEMWYVLDAKPGAKIIYGLKDGVDRETLREALEKGTVMDSLQEVSVSAGDSFYIPAGTVHALCAGVVVAEIQQNSDTTYRIYDYDRPGLDGKPRELHIEDSLNVTAYEGAGATSMKTDNAVPGEWLQLAASPYFIVEKGIVNGSWGLTTTEDSFTILVICEGSGHLTWDGGSQPYAAGECYLIPSSLGRYAIEGHSTVLRSYLP from the coding sequence ATGACACAACCATATCCTTTGAAATTTCAACCGGAGTTTAAAGAACGTGTGTGGGGAGGCCGCGCGCTGGAGAAATTCGGCCTAGATCTGCCAGAGGGACATATTGGTGAAGGCTGGATGATCGCCGATCACCCAAATGGCACATCTTCGGTGGTAAACGGAGAGTTAGCCGGTCAAGGCTTGGATCAAATTCGTGAACAGTTCGGCCATGAATGGTTCGGAAGCAAAGGGATTTCAGAGGCGGGCGGAAGATTCCCTCTACTAATCAAATTGCTGGATTGCAACGACAATCTTTCCATACAAGTCCACCCTACAGATGATTATGAGGGATTGCCAAAAGGTGAACTGGGCAAAACAGAGATGTGGTACGTGTTAGATGCTAAGCCAGGTGCCAAGATCATCTATGGTCTTAAAGATGGCGTGGATCGTGAAACATTACGCGAAGCACTGGAAAAAGGCACCGTTATGGATAGCCTTCAGGAAGTATCCGTCTCCGCAGGAGACTCGTTCTATATCCCAGCCGGAACCGTTCATGCGCTATGCGCTGGTGTCGTTGTAGCAGAGATTCAGCAGAATTCCGACACTACATATCGCATTTATGACTATGACCGTCCAGGTCTGGACGGAAAGCCACGCGAGCTTCATATCGAAGATTCACTTAATGTTACGGCCTATGAAGGCGCCGGAGCTACTTCGATGAAGACAGATAACGCAGTCCCTGGAGAGTGGCTGCAACTTGCCGCTTCGCCATATTTCATCGTAGAAAAAGGAATCGTAAATGGTTCATGGGGCCTCACCACTACAGAAGACAGCTTCACTATTCTGGTAATCTGTGAAGGCAGCGGACATCTTACTTGGGATGGCGGATCCCAGCCTTATGCCGCAGGGGAATGCTATCTGATTCCTTCCAGCCTCGGCCGTTACGCTATCGAAGGTCATTCTACTGTGCTTCGCTCTTATTTACCATAA
- a CDS encoding alpha/beta hydrolase, with the protein MKENSFTLTDPIGVTIHVYEWLPEPDVPVRGIVQISHGMCETAARYARFAEALTGVGYAVYANDHRGHGKTAGQVNLLGDVGENGFYWMRRNLLQVAATALSRHEGKPIILFAHSMGSFLAQKLMCEEGNEIYAGFILSGTNGPRGMLRLGESLASAQLKLKGDHHRSVLLNSLVFGSYNRAFSPVRTAYDWLSSDTAEVDKFISDPFCGAICTTRFFRDFFHLLREIHSEESLSTLCKDKPIYIFAGDKDPVGMNGQGILRLAELYKKRGISDVEHRLYPGGRHEMLNEVDRDQVTADVLSWLDQHLPSEVTTTS; encoded by the coding sequence ATGAAGGAGAATAGCTTTACCCTAACGGATCCCATAGGTGTAACTATCCATGTCTATGAATGGTTACCTGAGCCCGATGTTCCAGTTAGGGGAATCGTGCAAATTTCGCATGGCATGTGTGAAACAGCTGCTCGTTATGCTCGTTTTGCGGAAGCATTAACCGGAGTGGGTTATGCAGTATATGCCAATGACCATCGGGGACATGGTAAAACCGCTGGTCAGGTCAATCTGCTTGGAGACGTTGGTGAGAACGGATTTTATTGGATGCGGCGTAATCTCCTTCAAGTCGCTGCCACAGCGCTTTCTAGACATGAAGGAAAGCCCATCATTCTATTCGCTCATAGCATGGGCTCCTTTCTGGCCCAAAAGCTGATGTGTGAAGAAGGAAACGAAATCTATGCAGGGTTTATCCTAAGCGGTACGAATGGTCCACGTGGGATGCTCCGCCTTGGTGAATCTCTTGCTAGTGCACAGCTTAAGTTAAAGGGCGATCATCACCGCAGTGTCCTGCTGAATAGCTTGGTATTCGGCAGTTACAACCGTGCCTTTTCTCCGGTAAGAACAGCCTATGACTGGCTGAGCAGTGATACCGCGGAAGTAGACAAGTTTATTTCCGATCCATTCTGCGGAGCTATTTGTACGACACGCTTTTTCCGTGATTTCTTCCACCTTCTTAGGGAAATCCATTCTGAGGAGTCTTTGTCTACATTATGTAAAGACAAGCCTATTTATATTTTCGCTGGCGATAAGGATCCCGTTGGAATGAATGGTCAGGGTATTCTCCGACTTGCGGAGTTGTATAAGAAACGAGGGATCTCGGACGTAGAGCATCGGCTCTACCCAGGAGGCAGACATGAAATGCTTAATGAGGTGGACCGGGATCAAGTTACAGCTGATGTACTCAGCTGGCTAGACCAGCATCTTCCTTCAGAGGTTACGACTACAAGTTAA
- a CDS encoding B12-binding domain-containing radical SAM protein — MKIILSTLNAKYIHTSLAIRLLKAYSEHEFNDIHLAEYTIKDPVMNIVSDLFQKQPDVIGFSCYIWNIEETLKLVGILKQVMPEVTIVLGGPEVSYEPLHWMKREARIDFIVNGDGEETFHHLLQELRDDRKFHFVYGAAYRKGEEIIVNPPRPKSDLNTLPTPHRFPEDIPDLSKRIVYFETSRGCPFNCQFCLSSIEVGVRYYDIERVKSDLLYLIENGAKIIKFLDRTFNINRNYAMEMFQFLIDNHQGCVFQFEITADIMRPEVLDFLSKNAPPGIFRFEIGVQSTNDETNELVKRRQNFKKLSRTVMKIKESRNIDQHLDLIAGLPMEDYTTFRKTFNDVFVMEPEELQLGFLKMLRGTGLRAQAAKYEYTYMEHAPYEILSSHMMTFSDIIRLKRLEDVLEKYWNSHRMDHTAKYLIRHVFDSPFDFFQEFGDYWEERGWQKIGHQLEDLFTRLQSFLIDRGTPSMDIITGLMKLDYFLGHKYKPRKIWWDFVLDKSDWSSYLKDIAANPGQISAQLAEAGLSERELQKYTVLEVLPFSLEAVLESISGLRADGGSEEAEVEADNANDGTVSSTESLLQGVTDSGLEECVQTTSSAVAVAEPSSVREGRTLLIVMYQQNESQRAQYYTLPL, encoded by the coding sequence ATGAAAATCATCCTGTCCACATTAAACGCCAAATACATCCATACCTCACTGGCGATCCGATTGCTAAAAGCATATAGTGAGCATGAATTCAATGATATTCATTTGGCTGAGTACACCATCAAAGATCCGGTGATGAATATCGTGTCCGACTTGTTTCAGAAGCAGCCCGATGTGATTGGCTTCTCCTGTTATATCTGGAATATCGAAGAGACACTCAAGCTAGTGGGTATCCTTAAGCAAGTGATGCCTGAAGTTACGATTGTTCTCGGAGGACCGGAGGTTTCTTATGAGCCGCTCCATTGGATGAAAAGAGAAGCTCGTATTGATTTTATAGTCAACGGAGATGGAGAAGAGACTTTTCACCATCTGCTGCAGGAGCTACGGGATGATCGCAAGTTCCACTTTGTGTATGGAGCCGCTTATCGCAAGGGCGAAGAGATCATTGTTAATCCACCTCGTCCCAAAAGCGATCTAAATACGCTGCCTACACCGCATCGTTTTCCTGAGGATATTCCAGATTTGAGTAAACGTATTGTTTATTTTGAGACGAGCCGTGGTTGTCCTTTTAACTGTCAGTTCTGTTTATCCAGTATTGAGGTAGGCGTGCGTTATTATGATATTGAACGCGTGAAGTCTGATCTTCTCTACTTAATTGAAAATGGTGCAAAAATCATTAAATTCCTAGACCGCACCTTCAACATTAACCGTAACTATGCGATGGAAATGTTTCAATTTCTGATTGATAATCATCAAGGCTGCGTGTTTCAGTTCGAAATCACAGCAGATATTATGCGGCCGGAGGTTCTTGATTTCCTGTCGAAGAATGCGCCTCCGGGTATCTTTAGATTTGAGATTGGTGTACAGTCTACGAATGATGAGACGAATGAGCTCGTTAAACGTCGCCAGAATTTCAAGAAGCTGTCCCGTACAGTAATGAAGATCAAGGAAAGTCGCAATATTGACCAGCATCTAGATTTGATCGCGGGGCTTCCAATGGAGGATTACACCACCTTCCGCAAAACGTTTAATGATGTATTCGTCATGGAGCCGGAAGAGCTGCAGCTCGGATTCCTCAAAATGCTCCGCGGGACGGGTCTGCGTGCACAGGCGGCAAAATACGAGTACACGTATATGGAACATGCCCCTTACGAAATTCTTAGCAGTCATATGATGACCTTCTCGGATATTATCCGTTTGAAGCGGCTTGAGGATGTGCTGGAGAAATACTGGAACAGCCACCGGATGGATCATACGGCCAAATACTTGATCCGTCACGTGTTTGATTCACCATTCGATTTCTTTCAGGAGTTCGGTGACTACTGGGAGGAGAGAGGCTGGCAAAAGATTGGGCATCAGCTGGAAGATCTCTTTACGCGTTTGCAGTCTTTCTTGATAGATCGTGGGACACCGTCTATGGATATTATTACTGGGTTGATGAAGCTTGATTATTTCCTAGGACACAAGTATAAGCCTCGCAAAATCTGGTGGGATTTCGTGCTGGATAAGTCGGATTGGTCGAGTTACTTGAAGGATATCGCTGCTAATCCGGGACAAATCTCTGCCCAATTGGCAGAAGCCGGACTCAGTGAAAGAGAGCTGCAAAAGTATACGGTACTTGAAGTGCTGCCGTTCTCACTAGAAGCGGTGCTGGAATCAATCAGCGGTCTGCGGGCAGATGGAGGTTCAGAGGAAGCTGAAGTTGAAGCTGACAATGCTAACGACGGGACTGTATCCTCTACAGAGTCGCTATTACAGGGAGTCACAGATAGTGGTTTAGAAGAGTGTGTCCAAACTACAAGTTCGGCTGTAGCCGTAGCTGAACCTTCTTCCGTTCGAGAAGGCCGCACGCTGCTAATCGTGATGTACCAGCAGAACGAAAGTCAACGCGCTCAATACTATACGCTGCCTTTGTGA
- the recQ gene encoding DNA helicase RecQ → MKMQAPTIEQAQAELQKYYGYPDFRDGQKKIVQNLLEGRDTLGILPTGGGKSICYQVPALLLPGLTLVISPLISLMKDQVDALTTAGIPAAFINSTLSGKEVNERIRAARRGDLKLLYVAPERLELDWFRLEMAELSISCVAVDEAHCVSQWGHDFRTSYLSVSPFVNELPERPILAAFTATATPEVMEDMVRLLRLREPGIFMTGLGRDNLAMSVLRGENKREFVMDYTATHSHQPGIVYAATRKEVDDLYQRLQASGIAAGRYHAGMNDQERADSQEGFLYDDIRVMVATNAFGMGIDKSNVRYVIHYNMPKNMEAYVQEAGRAGRDGEPSECILLFSAQDIMTQKFLIEQNPQDTDRKANEYRKLQQMIDYCYTTRCLRSAQLDYFGEAHGDKPCGICSSCTDERELVDMTVDAQKIFSCIHRMRERYGVALVASVLKGSRNQKVMQYGFDKLPTHGAMSSRTEKEISESINVLISEGYLALSEGQYPVVRLQPLAAEVLRGQREVMQRVARPSRAGAASGTRVRSRGHDLSPSAVNETVFEQLRLIRRELAGREHVPSYIIFNDATLREMSVVCPQTEAEMLRVKGVGEVKYRKYGKAFLEFFQNEM, encoded by the coding sequence ATGAAGATGCAAGCACCTACTATTGAACAGGCGCAGGCTGAACTGCAAAAATATTACGGTTATCCAGACTTTCGGGATGGCCAGAAAAAGATTGTTCAGAACTTGCTGGAGGGTCGCGATACGCTGGGGATTTTACCTACAGGGGGCGGGAAATCGATCTGCTACCAGGTTCCTGCACTGCTGCTACCCGGGCTGACACTGGTGATCTCACCGTTGATCTCACTGATGAAAGACCAAGTGGACGCGTTAACCACGGCAGGTATTCCGGCAGCCTTTATTAATAGCACATTGAGCGGAAAAGAAGTGAATGAGCGGATTCGGGCTGCCCGCCGGGGCGATTTGAAGCTGCTATATGTTGCGCCCGAAAGGCTAGAGCTTGACTGGTTCCGACTGGAGATGGCTGAATTGTCCATTTCCTGCGTGGCTGTGGATGAGGCACACTGTGTATCTCAGTGGGGGCATGATTTCCGCACAAGCTATCTGTCGGTATCACCATTTGTGAACGAGCTGCCAGAGCGGCCTATTTTGGCTGCATTTACGGCGACGGCAACGCCAGAGGTTATGGAGGATATGGTTCGGCTGCTGCGTTTGCGCGAGCCAGGTATTTTCATGACTGGACTCGGAAGAGATAATCTAGCAATGTCCGTGCTACGTGGAGAGAACAAGCGGGAGTTCGTCATGGACTACACAGCGACGCATTCTCACCAGCCGGGAATTGTATATGCGGCTACCCGCAAAGAAGTGGATGATCTATATCAGAGACTGCAAGCTTCTGGAATAGCAGCAGGCCGCTATCACGCGGGTATGAATGATCAGGAGCGGGCAGATAGTCAAGAAGGCTTCCTATATGACGATATCCGGGTCATGGTGGCCACGAATGCTTTTGGGATGGGGATTGATAAATCCAATGTCCGCTACGTAATTCATTACAATATGCCAAAAAACATGGAAGCTTATGTTCAGGAAGCAGGTCGTGCTGGACGTGACGGAGAGCCTAGTGAATGTATCCTGCTTTTTAGTGCGCAGGATATTATGACGCAGAAGTTTCTGATCGAGCAGAATCCGCAAGATACGGACCGCAAAGCTAACGAATATCGCAAGCTTCAGCAAATGATTGATTATTGCTATACTACCCGCTGTTTGCGGAGTGCTCAGCTGGATTATTTTGGCGAGGCACATGGGGACAAGCCCTGTGGGATTTGCAGCTCGTGTACAGATGAACGAGAGCTTGTAGATATGACCGTTGATGCACAGAAAATATTCTCCTGCATCCACCGTATGCGGGAACGTTATGGAGTAGCGTTGGTGGCTTCTGTGCTTAAAGGTTCTCGCAATCAGAAGGTGATGCAGTATGGCTTTGATAAGCTGCCGACTCACGGTGCGATGTCCAGCCGGACGGAGAAAGAGATCTCGGAGAGCATCAATGTGCTTATCTCTGAAGGATATCTTGCTTTGTCGGAAGGACAATATCCCGTAGTACGGCTCCAGCCTTTGGCTGCTGAGGTGCTGCGCGGACAGCGTGAGGTCATGCAGCGAGTGGCGCGGCCATCACGAGCAGGTGCGGCATCCGGTACACGAGTTCGTAGTCGCGGGCATGACCTGTCACCTTCGGCGGTCAATGAGACCGTCTTCGAGCAGCTCCGTCTAATCCGGCGAGAATTGGCGGGCCGAGAGCATGTGCCGTCTTATATTATTTTTAATGATGCAACGCTTCGTGAGATGAGTGTGGTTTGTCCACAGACCGAAGCGGAAATGCTGAGAGTGAAGGGCGTAGGGGAAGTGAAATACAGGAAGTACGGTAAGGCATTCCTGGAGTTTTTTCAAAATGAAATGTAG